The Curtobacterium poinsettiae DNA segment ACGGTGCCATCAGTCACGACGCTCCCGTCCTCGTCATCGGGCTCGGACGCTTCGGGGCCGCCACCGCCGGCCAGCTCGAACGTCAGGACCGCGAGGTGCTCGTCGTCGACACCGACGCCGGACTGGTGCAGAAGTGGTCCGACCGCGTCACCCACGCGGTGCAGGCCGACGCGACCGACATCGACGCGCTCCGGCAGATCGGCGCGCAGGACTTCGCCATCGCCGTCGTCGGCACGGGCAGCGACCTCGAGTCGAGCGTCCTGATCACGGCGAACCTGGTCGACCTCGGCGTCCCCCAGATCTGGGCGAAGGCGATCAGCCGCTCGCACGGCACGATCCTGTCCCGCATCGGGGCGAACCACGTCGTCTACCCCGAGCGCGAGGCCGGCGAGCGAACGGCACACCTGGTCTCCGGCCGGATGCTCGACTTCATCGAGTTCGACGACGACTTCGCCGTGGTCAAGATGTTCCCGCCGCGCGCAGTCCGCGGCAAGGACCTCGCCACCACCGTGATCCGCACCCGCTTCGGCCTGACCGTGCTCGGCATCAAGCCGCCCGGCAGCCCGTTCGTACCGGCGACGCCGGACAGCGTCATCGGTGAGGACGACGTCATCATCGTCTCGGGTTCCGAGATCGACCTGGAGCGCTTCGCCGCCTACGAGTAGCGAGCGCGGCCCGGGTCGCGACCAGGGCCGGACGGGAGGCCCGTGGCGGCGTCGCCACGGGCCTCCCGTCCGCCTCGTGGTGCGTCTACGACGCGGCGATCTCCTCGGCCCGCGCGATCGCGGCACGCGACGCGCGCAGCAGCGTGTCCGCCAGGTCGGCGTCCTGCAGCACCGCGACGGCCCGCTCCGTCGTGCCCTTCGGGCTCGTCACCGCACGGCGCAGGTCGGCGGGCTCCCGGCCGGACCGCGCGAGCAGCTCGACCGCGCCGCGGACGGTGCCCTGCACCATCGTCGCCGCCTGCTCGTGGGTGAACCCGAGCTCCTCGGCGGCACGTTGCCACTGCTCGACCAGCAGGAAGACGTAGGCGGGACCGGAACCGGACACGGCGGACAACGCGTCGAGCTGCGACTCCGGCACCTCGATGACCTCCCCCGAGGCGGTGAACACCGACGACGCCAGCGCGACGGCCGCGGCGTCGGCCGAGGTGCCCGCGCTGATGCCGGTGACGCCGCGGCCGACGCCGATCGGGGTGTTCGGCAGGGCACGGACGACCCGGACACCGCCGGGCACCCGAGCCTCCATGCTCGCGGTGGTGGTGCCGACGGCGACGCTGACCAGGACGGCGCCGGGTTCCAGGTCGTCTGCGACCTCGTCGAGCAGGTCCGCGATCATGTACGGCTTCACGCCGACCACGACGAGGGCGGCACCGCGGACGGCCGCCCGGTTGGCGTCGGGGTCGGTGTCGCTCGCGGTGGCGTCGAGGCCGCGCTGCCGGTGGGCAGCAGCGGACGCCTCCGACTTCGTGGTGAGGGTCACGGTGGCCGGGTCGAGTCCCGCTGCGAGCAGGCCGTCGAGGACCGCGCCGGACATGGAGCCGACGCCGAGCAGGGCGGTGCGGGGCAGGTCGATCGTCATGCTCCCGACCCTACCGACGCCACCCGCCTAGGATCGTGTCGCAGACCACGAGAAGGGGACAGCTGTGAGCGCTTCCGGAGGCACGAAGGCGATCTTCGCCGCACTCGGTGCCAACATCGGCATCGCGATCGTGAAGTTCATCGCGGCGGCGATCAGCGGATCGGCGTCGATGCTGGCCGAGGGCGTGCACTCCCTGGCCGACTCCGCGAACCAGCTCCTGCTGCTGCTCGGTGGCCGCAAGGCACGGCGAGCTGCGGACCAGGAACACCCCTTCGGCTACGGGCGTGAACGGTACGTCTACGCGTTCGTCGTCTCGATCATCCTGTTCTCGGTCGGTGGCGTCTTCTCGCTCTACGAGGGCATCGAGAAGCTCGCCCACCCGCACCCGCTCGAGAACTGGTGGCTCCCCCTCGTGGTGCTCGTCATCGCCATCGGGCTCGAGGGCTTCTCGCTCCGCACCGCCCTGAAGGAAGCCCGGCCGCAGAAGGGCTCGCTCAGCTGGGTGCAGTTCGTCCGCCGCGCGAAGGCCCCGGAACTGCCCGTCGTGATGCTCGAGGACACCGCCGCCCTGCTCGGCCTGGTCTTCGCCCTGTTCGGCGTCGGCCTGACGGCGATCACCGGCAACGGGGTGTTCGACGCGATCGGCACCATGCTCATCGCGGCGCTGCTCATCGCGGTCGCGGTGGTGCTCGGCATCGAGACGAAGAGCCTGCTCGTCGGTGAGGGCGCCAGCGCCGCCGACGTCGAGCGCATCAAGCAGGCGGTGCTCGACGGACCCGAGGTCGACGCGATCATCCACCTGAAGACCCTGTACCTCGGGCCGGACGAGCTGATGGTCGGCGTGAAGGTCGCCGTGGACGGGGACCGCCGGCTCGGTGACGTTGCCGCCGGCATCGACACCGTGGAGCAGCGGGTCCGGGGTGCCGTGCCGATCGCCCGGGTGATCTACGTCGAACCGGACGTCCTGCGCACCGGGCCGCAGCCGCCGACCGAGGCGATCGTCATCCTCGCCGCGGACTGAAGAAGTCGTCGAGCAGCTCGGCGCACGCCGCCTCGAGCACGCCTCCGATGACCTCGGAGCGGTGCGGCAGCCGGCGGTCCCTGGCGATGTCGTAGACGCTGCCGCTGGCACCCGCCTTCGGGTCCCACGCGCCGAACACGACCCGGGGCACCCGTGCGGCCATGACGGCACCGGCGCACATCGGGCAGGGCTCGAGCGTCACGACGAGCGTGTGCTCCTCGAGGTGCCAGTCCCCCGTCACCGCCGCCGCAGCACGCAGCGCGATGACCTCGGCGTGGGCCGTCGGGTCCTGTCGCGCCTCGCGCTCGTTCCGGCCGGTGGCGACCACGGCGCCGTCCCGGTCGAGCACCACGGCGCCGACGGGGACGTCGTCGGTCTCCAGGCACCGTCGGGCCTCGTCGAGCGCACGCTCCATCGCCGGGACGAACGGGCGGGCTGCGGGCTCCTCCACGGGACCTCCTGACGGTCGGCGGCACGCTAGGCTCGACCCTATGCGAGTCCACGTCGCCGACCACCCGCTCATCACCCACAAGCTCTCGGTGCTCCGCGACCGTACGACGCCCTCCCCCACGTTCCGCGCCCTGACCGAGGAGCTCGTCACGCTCCTCGCGTACGAGGCCACGCGGGGCGTCCGGGTCACGGCGACGCCGATCGACACGCCGGTGGCGCACACCATGGGCGTCGCGATCGCCAAGCCGCGGCCGCTCGTCGTCCCGATCCTCCGCGCCGGGCTCGGCATGCTCGAGGGCATGGTCAAGCTCGTCCCGACGGCCGAGGTCGGCTTCCTCGGCATGGCCCGCAACGAGGAGACGCTCGAGCCGCAGACCTACGCCGAGCGCCTGCCCGACGACCTGTCCGGTCGGCAGTGCTTCGTGCTCGACCCGATGCTCGCCACCGGTGGCACCCTCGCCGCCGCGATCGACTTCCTGTTCGCCCGCGGTGCGCAGGAGGTCACGTGCGTGTGCATCCTCGGTGCTCCCGAGGGGCTCGCCATGGTCGAGCAGGCCGTCGGCGACCGCAACGTCTCGATCGTCCTCGGTGCGCTCGACGAGAAGCTCGACGAGAACGGGTACATCGTGCCGGGCCTCGGCGACGCCGGCGACCGGCTCTACGGCCTGGCCGAGTAGGCAGTCGACGCCACCGACGATCGACGGGAGGCCCGTGGCGACACCGCCACGGGCCTCCCGTCGTCCGTCAGCCCGGTCCACCGCCGCCGGTGCGCGGAGGGCACCGTCCGCGCGGACGGTTGACACCGCGTTGGTATACCGCTGATACTCGTCACATGACTGCAACCGTGTCCACCCGCGTCCTCTCCGAGGCGTGCTCCTCCGCAGGGGCAGTGGGGACCGTCGGCGTGATGATGCCGACCATGCCGGTCATGCGTTGTCGAATGTGTGCCTGATCGGCACCCGTTCCAGCCGGATCCCCCGCGACACCACCCCCGTCGCGAGCGCGTGATCCCCGGGTGACGGACACCGTCGGCGACGCGCACCACGTCACGAGGTCTGTCTCCCGTTCCCCCGGGTCGGCCCCGGTCCGCAGCAGGACCGCAGGGCACATCGGCGTACCGCCGTCCCCGGGATGACGCATTCGACACCGGCCGCCGCGCCACCCGCGCACCGGCCACACCGCCCG contains these protein-coding regions:
- a CDS encoding potassium channel family protein; the protein is MADRTRSSHQHGAISHDAPVLVIGLGRFGAATAGQLERQDREVLVVDTDAGLVQKWSDRVTHAVQADATDIDALRQIGAQDFAIAVVGTGSDLESSVLITANLVDLGVPQIWAKAISRSHGTILSRIGANHVVYPEREAGERTAHLVSGRMLDFIEFDDDFAVVKMFPPRAVRGKDLATTVIRTRFGLTVLGIKPPGSPFVPATPDSVIGEDDVIIVSGSEIDLERFAAYE
- the proC gene encoding pyrroline-5-carboxylate reductase, yielding MTIDLPRTALLGVGSMSGAVLDGLLAAGLDPATVTLTTKSEASAAAHRQRGLDATASDTDPDANRAAVRGAALVVVGVKPYMIADLLDEVADDLEPGAVLVSVAVGTTTASMEARVPGGVRVVRALPNTPIGVGRGVTGISAGTSADAAAVALASSVFTASGEVIEVPESQLDALSAVSGSGPAYVFLLVEQWQRAAEELGFTHEQAATMVQGTVRGAVELLARSGREPADLRRAVTSPKGTTERAVAVLQDADLADTLLRASRAAIARAEEIAAS
- a CDS encoding cation diffusion facilitator family transporter — translated: MSASGGTKAIFAALGANIGIAIVKFIAAAISGSASMLAEGVHSLADSANQLLLLLGGRKARRAADQEHPFGYGRERYVYAFVVSIILFSVGGVFSLYEGIEKLAHPHPLENWWLPLVVLVIAIGLEGFSLRTALKEARPQKGSLSWVQFVRRAKAPELPVVMLEDTAALLGLVFALFGVGLTAITGNGVFDAIGTMLIAALLIAVAVVLGIETKSLLVGEGASAADVERIKQAVLDGPEVDAIIHLKTLYLGPDELMVGVKVAVDGDRRLGDVAAGIDTVEQRVRGAVPIARVIYVEPDVLRTGPQPPTEAIVILAAD
- a CDS encoding nucleoside deaminase, giving the protein MERALDEARRCLETDDVPVGAVVLDRDGAVVATGRNEREARQDPTAHAEVIALRAAAAVTGDWHLEEHTLVVTLEPCPMCAGAVMAARVPRVVFGAWDPKAGASGSVYDIARDRRLPHRSEVIGGVLEAACAELLDDFFSPRRG
- the upp gene encoding uracil phosphoribosyltransferase, encoding MRVHVADHPLITHKLSVLRDRTTPSPTFRALTEELVTLLAYEATRGVRVTATPIDTPVAHTMGVAIAKPRPLVVPILRAGLGMLEGMVKLVPTAEVGFLGMARNEETLEPQTYAERLPDDLSGRQCFVLDPMLATGGTLAAAIDFLFARGAQEVTCVCILGAPEGLAMVEQAVGDRNVSIVLGALDEKLDENGYIVPGLGDAGDRLYGLAE